The proteins below are encoded in one region of Agelaius phoeniceus isolate bAgePho1 chromosome 35, bAgePho1.hap1, whole genome shotgun sequence:
- the CNPY2 gene encoding protein canopy homolog 2 isoform X1: MRDRVPGICGALRMRDRIPGICGVPGICGAPGMLLGLALALASLLPAAGARRSQDLHCGACRALVDELEWEIAQVDPRKTIQMGSFRINPDGSQSVVEVPYARSEAHLTELLERVCEKMKEYGEKLDPATQRKSYVRVISHDGTKMDLSGVKFDGDVINSLKFACESIAEEYEDELIEFLSHEADNVKDRLCSKRTDLCDHALHIPHDEL, translated from the exons ATGCGGGACCGGGTCCCGGGAATCTGCGGAGCCCTGAGGATGCGAGACCGGATCCCGGGAATCTGCGGGGTCCCGGGAATCTGCGGAGCCCCGGGGATGCTGCTCGGCCTGGCCCTGGCCTTGGCATCGCTGCTGCCCGCGGCCGGAGCACGCCGGAGCCAGGACCTGCACTGCGGAG CCTGCCGGGCGCTGGTGGATGAGCTGGAGTGGGAAATTGCCCAGGTGGATCCCAGAAAAACCATCCAGATGGGCTCGTTCCGCATCAACCCCGACGGCAGCCAGTCCGTGGTGGAG GTGCCGTACGCCCGGTCCGAGGCGCACCTGACGGAGCTGCTGGAGCGGGTGTGCGAGAAGATGAAGGAGTACGGGGAGAAGCTGGACCCGGCCACGCAGCGCAAGAGCTACGTCAGAGTCATCTCCCATGACGGCACCAAGATGGACCTGTCCGGGGTCAAATTCGACGGGGACGTCATCAACAGCCTGAAATTCGCT TGCGAGAGCATCGCTGAGGAGTACGAGGACGAGCTGATCGAGTTTCTGTCACACGAGGCTGACAATGTCAAGGACCGGCTCTGCAGCAAGAGGACGG ACCTGTGTGACCACGCACTGCACATCCCACACGACGAGCTGTGA
- the CNPY2 gene encoding protein canopy homolog 2 isoform X2: MRDRVPGICGAPGMLLGLALALASLLPAAGARRSQDLHCGACRALVDELEWEIAQVDPRKTIQMGSFRINPDGSQSVVEVPYARSEAHLTELLERVCEKMKEYGEKLDPATQRKSYVRVISHDGTKMDLSGVKFDGDVINSLKFACESIAEEYEDELIEFLSHEADNVKDRLCSKRTDLCDHALHIPHDEL; the protein is encoded by the exons ATGCGGGACCGGGTCCCGGGAATCTGCGGAGCCC CGGGGATGCTGCTCGGCCTGGCCCTGGCCTTGGCATCGCTGCTGCCCGCGGCCGGAGCACGCCGGAGCCAGGACCTGCACTGCGGAG CCTGCCGGGCGCTGGTGGATGAGCTGGAGTGGGAAATTGCCCAGGTGGATCCCAGAAAAACCATCCAGATGGGCTCGTTCCGCATCAACCCCGACGGCAGCCAGTCCGTGGTGGAG GTGCCGTACGCCCGGTCCGAGGCGCACCTGACGGAGCTGCTGGAGCGGGTGTGCGAGAAGATGAAGGAGTACGGGGAGAAGCTGGACCCGGCCACGCAGCGCAAGAGCTACGTCAGAGTCATCTCCCATGACGGCACCAAGATGGACCTGTCCGGGGTCAAATTCGACGGGGACGTCATCAACAGCCTGAAATTCGCT TGCGAGAGCATCGCTGAGGAGTACGAGGACGAGCTGATCGAGTTTCTGTCACACGAGGCTGACAATGTCAAGGACCGGCTCTGCAGCAAGAGGACGG ACCTGTGTGACCACGCACTGCACATCCCACACGACGAGCTGTGA